GGTCGAGTCGATCGCCGCTCTTCCCGGAGGCGCGCCATGAGCAGCTACCAGGAACTCACGGCGCGCCAGCGCATTCCGGCCATGTTCGATGCCGGCAGTTTCGAAGAATTCCTGCCGCCATCCATGCGCATCGTCAGTCCGCACCTGGCGCAGCTCGATGCGGCGGTGTCGTTCGACGATGGCGTGGTGGTCGGGCGCGGCAAGCTCGGTGGCCAGGTGGTGTTCGGCGCGGCGCAGGAAGGCGGCTTCATGGGCGGCGCGGTGGGCGAAGTCCACGGCGCCAAGCTGGTGGGCATGCTGCAGCGCGCGATCGACGAGCGGGCGCATGCCGTGGTGCTGCTGCTCGAATCGGGCGGCGTGCGACTGCATGAAGCCAATGCGGGCCTGATCGCCGTGTCGGAAGTCATGCGCGCGATGCTCGACGTGCGCGCAGCCGGCATCCCCGTGATCGCGGTGGTCGGTGGCGCCAATGGCTGCTTCGGCGGCATGGGCATCGCGGCGCGCTGCGCCAATACCGTCATCATGTCCGAAGAAGGGCGCCTGGCGATGTCGGGCCCCGAAGTCATCGAGACCGCCAACGGCGTGGAAGAATTCGATTCGCGCGACCGCGCGCTGGTCTGGCGTACGACGGGCGGCAAGCACCGCTACCTGCTGGGCGACTGCCAGGTGCTGGTGGAAGACGACACCGAGGCGCTGCGCGCTGCGGCGCTCGGAGCCATCGCGGACATCCCGGCGGGTGGCGCACCGTTGACGCTCGACGGCCTGCTGGCCGAGCAGGCGATGCTCGAACGGCGCCTGCAAGACACGCAGGGCCTCACCGAACCGATGGATATCTGGAAGGGACTGGGCATGCCAGAGCCGGCGCGGGTGCCGATGCTGGAACCCGATGCTTTCCTCACACTGGCGGCGCAGCACCGCGCCACGCCCACGCTGGGAGAACGATGATGGATTGGCAGACGGTAGCAGCACAACTTTTCCCCGGCGGGCATACCATCACCGAAGCCGACAATTTTTTAAGTGGCAGCGCGCAGGTCGACGGCAAGCCGGTGGCCGTCATCGGCACCACCGACCACACGCCGATCGGCATCGAGATCGCGCTGGCCCAGGCGCAGGCGATCCTGCGTACGGTGCGCGAGCATCCGGGGCGCCCGATCCTGATCCTCGTTGACACGCAAGGCCAGCGCCTGCGCCATCGCGACGAGATGTTGGGCATCAACAGCTACATGGCCCATCTGGGCAAATGCGTCGACCTGGCGCGGCGCGAAGGTCACACCGTGATCGGCCTCGTGTACGACCAGGCGCTGTCGGGTGGGTTCATTACCAGTGGCCTGATTGCCAGCGCCTGTTACGCGCTGCCCGAGGCAACCATCCGCGTGATGGGTCTGCCGGCGATGGCGCGCATCACGAAGGTGCCC
The sequence above is a segment of the Oxalobacteraceae sp. CFBP 8761 genome. Coding sequences within it:
- a CDS encoding biotin-independent malonate decarboxylase subunit beta, translating into MSSYQELTARQRIPAMFDAGSFEEFLPPSMRIVSPHLAQLDAAVSFDDGVVVGRGKLGGQVVFGAAQEGGFMGGAVGEVHGAKLVGMLQRAIDERAHAVVLLLESGGVRLHEANAGLIAVSEVMRAMLDVRAAGIPVIAVVGGANGCFGGMGIAARCANTVIMSEEGRLAMSGPEVIETANGVEEFDSRDRALVWRTTGGKHRYLLGDCQVLVEDDTEALRAAALGAIADIPAGGAPLTLDGLLAEQAMLERRLQDTQGLTEPMDIWKGLGMPEPARVPMLEPDAFLTLAAQHRATPTLGER
- the mdcE gene encoding biotin-independent malonate decarboxylase subunit gamma, whose translation is MDWQTVAAQLFPGGHTITEADNFLSGSAQVDGKPVAVIGTTDHTPIGIEIALAQAQAILRTVREHPGRPILILVDTQGQRLRHRDEMLGINSYMAHLGKCVDLARREGHTVIGLVYDQALSGGFITSGLIASACYALPEATIRVMGLPAMARITKVPEERLTELAKDNPVFAPGPENYLRMGGLHGIWDGDLAGELVRALANAKVEDGRMALGLARGGRLMAHPVAQAVRVGSDVRPA